In Alnus glutinosa chromosome 7, dhAlnGlut1.1, whole genome shotgun sequence, the sequence ATTGTGATGCTCGCTCTTCATGATTGTTGCCTTGCTGCTCTGACAGACAAGCTGCTaagagaaaacagaaaaattatCAATCTGTGAAAAAATTATGGTTGCTGTATTCTGCAGGTGGGCTTCTTATTGGGAGGACCATAGCTGTTCTTGTAACCATGACACTGGCAACGTCCATGGCAGCTAGAGAGGGTCCTATACCTATGGCAGGTCATCAGATCTGTGTACAAGTTTGGTTGGCAGTGTCTTTGCTGACTGATGCTTTAGCACTAGCTGGTCAGGTATACTTTGCATGTTTACACATTAATGTGTTGCGAATGTAATCAAGTTGTTGAGTGTTTGACCAAATAATACTGCAGGAGTAGCTTGGCAGCTCCAGTACATCTATGTAGAATTAGTTTTCGGGGACATGCATAATTTCCCCAGATGATTAGTATCTTATCCCAGCCATTAGAGATGCTTTTGGGATGTACCTACTGGGTTTATTGCCTGATTTTGGGACGTATTTACAaccaacaaataataataataatgttttacTAAAACTAGACTATCAAATATCTGAATCCTAAGTTTGACTCAGGAAATTCTGTTGGACAAGATCCATGGAAGCGTGTTCACACCAATCTTAactgatttattttttgtaaacatAGCTTCATGCTATGTAGGAAACTTTTCCAGCTTTTTTACTTGCAAGAATTGTTACTCCGGTAATTGTTTGGAAATTTGTGGAAAAATTAGTTGTGTTTGCTGAAGACCAAATTGTGAGCTGGTCAGTCCAGGGAAGCTTCGAAGCTGTTTGATGTCTTGCCCTTACTCTACGCTCACATGCCTTGCATCCAGTAGCTGAGTAGACAATAACAAATCTAACATATGAGAACAAACAATTGGCAATTTTTAGTTTGATGCAACTTCTATGGTAGAGTCATTTAGCATTCCAATTGGCTCAGACAGAGGACTTATGTATAAGAGCATGGTGGATTTCTtgtgcttctctctctctctctctctctcactctcaaacATAAGTTGCATCTGAGTGAGATGCCTTAGTTGAATCGTCATTGTTTCTGTTGTCATTACATTGATTATTCTTCACAGGCTCTTCTTGCCAGGGGTTACTCCCAAGGAAATTATGAACAAGCACGTCAAGTGATTTACAGAGTTCTTCAGGTTATACTAATTTCCTACCCTTTTCTGTGTCGTTGCCATTCTGAACcggtttccttttttttccccaaaacaaCAGACATGAGAACTGACCCAATATTTCCATGTTCTTTTCCTTCTACATTTTACCAGATTGGCTTAGCAACAGGAATTGCATTGgctgttattttatttcttgggtttggggCATTTTCTAGCTTGTTCAGCACGGACTTGGAAGTTCTGACCATTGCCTGGTCTGGTATTCTGGTAAGAAACTACAAATCTGAAAGTTTTACTTGTTGGGCAGCTTTATCCTTTTGGGTAGATGCCAAGACTGATCTATTGGTTCtgctcttttgattttttatgctATGGGGACTAAGGGTGGCATATTTTGACCTTTCATGCCCTGGTTGTAGACTctttaataatattatgttaTACTTTTCTTGTAAAACAATATGTTGTAGTTTTTAATTTACCTGTGTGGTGATAGCTGTCGTCACTTCCcagtatatatatgttgtttataATCAGCAAATGCAAAAATGGACTAGGCAAGGTTTCTCCCCTAAAATTTTGCCCTAAATGGCTACTAGAGTTTGACAGATGCCTGTAAATAGGACCTAAAATGGCTATAACCCGGATGATACGATGATATTTATGATTTCATCTATAAATTTCTTTGCCAATGATTTTATTAAGCATATCTAACATTGTCACTCTTATGCAGTTTGTAGCTGGATCACAACCAATGAATGCTTTAGCATTTGTTGTTGATGGGCTCTACTATGGGGTTTCTGACTTTGGATATGCTGCCTACTCTATGGTGCGTCTCTGATTCGTATTATAATGATATTTACTTAATTTGATCTGTTCTCCTTTCTTAGCTCCCTTGTTGTGATGAAAAGGTGCTTGTTGGATTGATCTCTTCAATCTTCCTACTTGTGGCTGCTCCAGTATTCGGTCTTGCTGGAGTCTGGATGGGGTTGTTCCTCTTCATGGTCTTGCGCGTAGGAGCTGGAATTTGGAGGTAAACTAATTTCTTATTCTGTATGATTATATGGGGTGTGTGAAATCATTGCGTCTTTATAACTGATTGGTTATACCATGCAGATTGGTTAAGTCATAAGGTCTTTAGTTTTCTCAAAATCGGTTTACATTTTGACCATGACTTGTAGAATAGATTTTTCATATTGGCTCGGGTCATATCCACCTGTTTTTATCAGACTGCTCTTTAATTTCTTCCAACCCTCGACTGTTTTGATAATATTCCCTCAGGTTGAGCTCCAAAAGTGGACCATGGAAAATGGTCTGGTCCAAGATGAAGCAAGAAACTGACTGAGATGTGATCAAGTTCTGCATCCCAAAATTTCTGCCATCTGTTTTGGATGTTGAGTGCCATCAAGATCACGGGACATGACACATACACTTATCCTAATTTTCAAGCCAATCAAGCAAACTTTTACCAGTGCCTCAATCACAGAAAAAAATTGCGTCAAGGTGCTGAGAGAGGTGTACTTTTATTGATTAATCAGAGTGGGTTGAAGTCAGCTGCTTACAACTTACTGGATATAAGTCTGGCTAGTTTGATAAGGAGATAGGTAGGATGTCTTATTGGAGGTAGCTAAAGATATATATAACAATGGTTTCAAAGCTGAGATGTCATCCCCTTTCGGCTTCATCGGGTTCTTATATATGTCTATCAcagcttttgttttttctttggcttttgTTTCTGTCGATCCTGATTGGTTTGACCCATTTGTAACGACCATGTCAATTACAAAGTGTATATATGAATCATACATAAAATTGTTAAACAAATTTTCTGTTGTAATTTGAGGATAGTGATCAGTACACAAGTACATAAAGCACACTTTCTTCCAAGAAATTTGATAAGAATTTCCTGCAGGTTCATGATATGTTCGTTGAATTTGGATGCCAAAATATACAGAAACACATGAATAGAAGACTAGAAGTTATGTCCAAATAAAGACTATCCATATGTATGAATATTTATGTTAGTCTAGGCTTCTCTTTTTGCTAattatatgttaattatattctctcatctttttgcTATGTAAAATTTAGGCTTTTATCGTTTCTCTTTTTCAAGTTGTTCTGCCCTTACCCAAGTCTAGGCACCTCTATCTTACCAATAtctaccaaaaaacaaaaaaaaaaaacccttctgTTTAGCTCTTAATATTAGTCTTGCAAACACTTCTGTAGGGTTATTAACAAACACTTCTTATTTTGCAATCTGACAGTATAATGTGATAGTGCATAAGAGTGTACAGCTCGGACAAAGCATAGAAACATAGGAAGCATTATTTAAGTTTAGGGGCAGAAATTCGTGTTGAATGTCGGGCTTGGGTCATGTCGAAGCATGGCTATAAAATTCTATAGATCAACCctaacccgacccatttaattaaaaacggATCTCACTTTTCAACGCTAACTTGCCAATTTTGTGTTGAGTTCATGTCTGATTCGCAAGTTGTGTAAAGCatgagtataaaactatatagatcAATTATGAATCGATCTATATAATTAAACGGGTTCATGCCCCTCAACCATAACTTTATAATTTTGTGTTATATTCACGAGTTAtcaaaaattgccagccctaattAAGTTCTCCAAAGAAAAGAACATTTgaggcctctctctctctctctcttctaaaATGAGATTAAGAATAACAATCAGAGacatttaaatttgaaatactGTTTAATAAGATTGAGGATAACAATTGATATCGTTTTACAAAATggccttttcttttcaattttgatcaGAAAAAATAAGCATACCAATTCCTCTGATAGGTCATAATCAAGTCCTGCTACATTACCAATATGTCAAAAAGCTAGTTTGTCTCTTGTAAAACGAGCAGCGTAGGTGTTCAAGTAAGAGAACGAAAATACCATCAAGTTTAGAGTGAAGGAATACTTGCTGAAAATGAGAATCAATTAAACGACTTCAAATTTGGACGAGGCAAAAAAATAGTACTTCATTGAGAAAGTTCATAGAAAAGATTAACAAAACTCAGCAATTATATTAGTTTGTAAAACGCCGAAGTAGGAGGCATGACTTCCTCAGCTCCAAAAGACCATATCTAGATCAAGATTCTATATGAGTCGAACATGAATGGAAGTTGCTACGGATCAAAGGCCTCTCACAATTACAGTTGGGCAGAGTGCGATTCTGGCTGTCTAAAATGAAATACATCACCTTTGTCTACCTAAGGCTTAATATGTCATGCTTATATGGATTTCCTTGCACACACATGCTATCTTAAGCAATCTGTTTTTTGGCATGTACAAGAATTCACTTGCAAAAAGTGACTACAATATCTGACTGCAAAAATTCCTCGCAATCATTAAGAGAAGAAGCTGTACCAAGTTGACTGACACGTCCAATCTTCTGCCATATGATGGGGAAATTTCCAGAACCTTAGCAGCCTTAAGAGAGCTTCTGTTGGCAGTTAAAAGCGAGCTGTTTGATTCAAGAGCAGAAGATATTAAAAGTGAAGATGAGATACTGATTTACAAGATGAAGGCAATCGAAATACAGTaatattcatttcatttcatttcatttcattgtcTTACAAACCAAAATGAATTTCTGAAATGAAAACAGAAATTTCAACAACAAAAGCGAAACAAAGCAAGGATAATACACAGGACTTGACAATATACCCAAAGGCAGAATTCTGCCATCCTTATCATAGAAATCACCATAAACCCCCCAAGATGATAAACTGTGGATCCATGATTATCAACCACCTTCAGCTCAAAGGTTACCAAAAGATCAAACTGCAGGGATCATTGACAGCAATTCCATGGTTACACGATCTTTTTCAGGAAAGCTTCAAGATCTGATCGTGCATTTTCCTGTTTTGAATGATTCAAGGAGAAAACCAAGAAGATAAAAGTAAGGCAGATTACTTATTTCTCTCCTCTTTTTGCTATGCAAAATCTAGCTAATCATCAAATGCAAAACCGATCATGCCACCCTACTTGGTATTATAcaagtatataaaaaatattcccTTCATTAAGAATTGGCAAGAGTTTCAGAATATAAACAAACACATCAACAAGAGTTATGTCCATATATAGACTACCCAAACATATGGCTTTCTGCTATCATCCTCTTTTTGCTATATAAAATCTAGCCTTCCCTGGTTTCTCTTTCCAGGTTGTTCACTGAAGCAGAGAAACAAAGGAAGCAGAGTCAAAGGCAAGTTCACAGTATTTAAAAGggggtaaaaaaataatttaaagcaCCTTTTTCAACCCATGCGAGCAGTTTTAGAACGATGGTGGCCCCTCTACCTGTATCCTCCAATCCCCCAAAACACACAAACTCAGACGTGCATAATAATGCATACACATATATATGCCGGGATTTTTTTCaggcaagaattttttttaacaagtaataaaattataacaattaCACTCAAAAAGAAAGGGAACCAATAAATTCTACAAAAGAAGTCTGATCAGGGTGTTCAGCCATCAAATATTTCTCACTAACAAAAGATTAGCTGCATAAATAGCCCCTTCCCCTCTGAGTGGATGATCACTCAGTGCAAAGTAGAGCACAGGATCAATTGTAGCAACTGACAAAATTAGCATAGCTCATAGCACACAATGTCTCTTTACTTCATCTTTTCACACCAAATAGAGAACCACTCCAATGGAGATGGCACTCCCTCTCTTTCTCCAGAACCCCAAAACACAGCATTTCAACTATATCAGCTAGATAGGAGTATGAGATTAAATTCTATGGAAACATATAATCATAGTAACAGGCCTGAAATCACACGAAGTATAATGTTTAATTGAATGAAAGCATGGTGTTAcatatcattttaaaatataactCAATCAACACAAGAAATCGAGCCCTCCCCACTCTATTTTCTGTAATCAAAGCAGGACTTCTCGATGATGGTCTCTGAACATATACTCTATTTAGTATAATTACTTCCCTAACGACTACTGATTGGTTTCAATCAATAATGAAAGATAAACTAAAATAGGAGAAACAAACGTACCTGGCGCTGAATAAAACTAGACAACAAGGTTATGGCAGTTATTCTGATCCTGCGAGCCGAGCAGCTTTGTGTCTCAACTTCCTATTGTGATTTTCCTGccccagggaaaaaaaaaaaaaaatctaattgaaTGATATAATTTGTGTATGACAAGCCTAGAATCACATGAATACATATAACGCCAACAATTATTCAATTGAGCAAATTCAGCTACCGCATCCAATTCATTAGCATTCTCCAAAATCTATCGAATTTGTAGATTAACTACAAGCATTCTCAAAAATATACCGAATTTGTTGGATAATAAGCCAATCGAAACTGACCTGCTCGAAAACCTTAGCGGAGCTGAGCTCCACCTGCCTCGCCAAGCTCTCGACTTTGGCAAGCATTTTCTCATACAAATCCTCCAGCTCCGCAGTATAATCGGCGGCCCCGGAGCCAATCAGCCGCCTCAATCTCCGGACCTCGAACCCCTCGGCACACAGATCCAACTGCCTCCGCTCCTCCAACTCCCCCTCTCCCCCCTCCTTCTCATCCTCAACCATCACCGAGCCCCCCACCTCGCACGGCAAGGCCGGAAACGGCGAGTTGGGGCTGAACGCGCCATAGTGGCCGCGGAACCCGGGGCCGATGTTGACGATGTCGATGCATTTGGGATCGAAGGACTCGGAGGAGGCGCGGAACTGGTACGCGCGGTACTCGTGGGTGTGGATGGCGTGGTCGTGGATGGGGGAGgcgaggaggaggaagaggcaAGGGGAGAGCggggtggaggaggaggagagggaTTGGGAGACGGAGAACTCGCGCATGGAGGGACGGAGAGGGGAGCGACGGCGAGCGGAGAACCAGCCGAGAGGGGAGGGAGATGAGGGGAAGGAGGGGAGGAGGTGACCGGAGGGAGAGGAGAATGGGAGGGAGAGGAAGGAGGTGATGGTGGCGATTAGGGTTTgggaggtggaggtggtggCGGTAGTGGTGGAGGATGAGGGGTCGTCGTCGGAGAGGGTGGAGGGGGAGAGGAGGGCGACGTGGCCGAAGAGAAGGCCGTCGAGGGGgccggaggaggaggagaagcgTTGGATCAGGGAGGCCAGGGTTGGGCCGGAGATTGCAATCTTGTCTATGGGAGGATCCGCCATGGCTCTGTGTGatagagagagcgagagagcgaTAAAGAAGGCGTCTGATTTCGATTCAAACTCAACGACATGTAGTTTTTCTCGCTGGTGGAAAGTGTTTCTTATCATTATTAATATATCTCAATTTAACACTAATAATATCAATatcaatttattttcttggttttcaattttgtaattatttttttagatttctgTTGCTCTTCAATAAGTCTCTTTGTTAGTTTTTCCATctgtttttaacaaaaaccatGTGACATtgattgtaaaaattaaaaatttgaaacatgATTTGATATTGACCTTTAAATTCAGGataaatatatgttaattccttttTCTTAAGCTTTTGTTAGGTTCTCTCAATTCCTCAATGGACAATGATTAGTTTTGGATAAAGAATAATTTCTTATTGTGATTTttacagtatttttttttataagacttCAAGCTAATAGGTGTATTGTGTGTACAACTCTTTTACAAATTGATTTACTTATCACATTAGTCACTAAATTAAGGTGATAGTATATGCACTTTTACTCGGCCATCTCAACCCGCCTCCTCCGCCACTGCATCCACACTCGCACGGACAACCTCTAAGTTTGCTAAATCCTTGGGGTATCACTAATTCTTATTCATATCATCGAGGTAATAACTGTTGTTTAATCAATGAAAGCACGAATTGAAATGAGAAGTGATCATCACATAAACCACATGGAAGTGTTGCAACTGCAAATATTATTGAACTCTTCTCTGGTTAACATCAGAAGCAAGAATTGAAAGAATACATCATTAACTCTTATTCTAATAAACCCACATGAGCTTTGTATATACGTACAATAAGAATTAAAGAATTTGAGCAATAACTATCTCTCTCATCTCCTATAAACAATGCAAATTAATCATagaaactaaataattaaaccaTTTATTCACTTGTTGATGCCCCTGTGGCTGCTCCATCATCGCCTCCATTGTCAACTGAACTTGCTGGTAGCTCTGGTTTAATCTCCTCCAGCTGCTGAAGAACTTGCTGAACTTCTGGCCGTGCTGCTGGTGAGGGGTCAACGCAATGCAGAGCTAATTTCAATGTGTTTAGCAACTCATCGCTTATGGAAGGTGCATCCCTCATGAGCTCCAAATCAAAAACTTCGTTTGTCCACTCCTCCTTTACGATTGATGCCACCCACTGTGGCAGATCCAACCCATTCACCCCTTCGCCAGGTGATTTTCCGGTCAAGAGCTCCAATAGGATCACCCCAAGACTGTATACATCTGTCTTGGTGTTCGCCTTCTTGACCTTTGAGAGCTCTGGTGCATTATAACCAAGTGATCCTGCAGTGGCAATCACATTGGTGTTGGCAGCAGCCGTCATGAGGCGCGAGAGGCCAAAGTCTGCAATGTGGGCATTTGTCTGCTCGTCAAGTAGTATGTTGCTCGATGTGAGATTCCCATGTACCATATCCTCTAAACTATGCAGGTGGCATAAACCACGAGCAATGCCCTTGGCTATATTCATCCTTGTCGGCCAATCGATGACGGTTTCCGGCCCGCGAGCTGCATATGAATGATTGTATATGTCAGTACTAATGGGTATAATTAGCATGACTAACCAGTGCAGTAATGAGACCTTCATGGCCTCTGAATTACTATAAGAAGTGAACATTTGCATCATTAGTTGGGTGGATCACAAGACGCACAAACCCTACTGTGAAGACGGTAGGCCATAACGAAAGAGTTATGACtcatttataaatatttgtcaATATCACTATGGGAAATTAAAGAGATTTCTGAGAATCTACTTACCATGAAGGAAAGATGCAAGACTCCCCTTAGGCATGAAATCAAAGACAAGAAGCTTCTCTCCTTTAGGCCCCAAGTAATAGGCTCTAAGGGCTGTAAGGTTGGGGTGACGAATTTTGCCGAGGGCAGCAACCTCAGATTCGAACTCCTTATGACCCTTTGTACTTTTTTCCCTCAACCTCTTCACAGCAACTTCATTACCATCCTCTAATGTAGCTTTGTATGCAGTCCCATATGCGCTCTTCCCCATTATTTCAGCAGTTGCACACAACAGATCATCAGCTGCAAAGACAAAAGGCCCATCAAAGTGAACTAATTTACCACCTGTTTCACCTCCCGATTCAACTGCCGCGAGTTCCTTCTCTGAACTGCCTGTTGCAGCCTGCTTGGCAGCTTTACCATTCTTTCCTTTTGAAGCAGCTCTTTTCCTGAACAAAAAGCAGAGCAAAATGCAGCACAGTAGAAGTAGAGCTGCTAGGAGGGCGCCAGCTGCTATGAGGATTATGTCCTTGGTGCTTAGTTTGTGGCGATGCTGCTTCGAAGCCTCTTGTGATGGAGCTGGAAGGTTATGAGGTGgcggggaaggggaaggggaaggacATGGGGTTGAAGAGCTATACCCACATAGTTGAAGATTCCCTACGAAAGAGCTGGAATTGAACTTTTTGGAAAGGAGAGATGGGACGGGACCAGACAGATTGTTGTAAGAAACGTTGAAAGAACTGAGGTTTGCTAGGATGGCAAGCGAAGCCGGAATTTCTCCGGTGAAATTGTTCCCAGACAAATCAATTTGGTTAATGCCTGAGATATTCCCGATCGTCGCTGGGATTTGGCCTCTGAATTGATTATTCTTTAGATTGAGTACGGAAAGGTTTTGTAACCTGTCCACTGTTTCTGGGATCTGGTTTTCAAGGTGGTTGCTCTCTAGATTCAGTGAAACAAGGGAGTTGAGGTTGGAAAAGCTAGCAGGAAAACTTCCATTGATAGCATTGTATGATAAATCTAGCCGTTGCAGCCTTTTGAGGCTCCCAAGTTCACTGGGTATGGTCCCGGCAAGCTGGTTATGGCTAAGAGAAATCTCTCCAAGCCAACCCATCTTGCTCAGAGCAACTGGAATAGTTCCAGAAATAAGATTATGACCAAGAGTCAAGAGCTGGAGATGATAAGTATTGTTTCCTTTTGCACCCCAGGTGTTTGGAATAGAACCAGAGATGTTGTTATGCTGGAGAGCAAGGATGGTCAGAGAAGG encodes:
- the LOC133872635 gene encoding uncharacterized protein LOC133872635, yielding MADPPIDKIAISGPTLASLIQRFSSSSGPLDGLLFGHVALLSPSTLSDDDPSSSTTTATTSTSQTLIATITSFLSLPFSSPSGHLLPSFPSSPSPLGWFSARRRSPLRPSMREFSVSQSLSSSSTPLSPCLFLLLASPIHDHAIHTHEYRAYQFRASSESFDPKCIDIVNIGPGFRGHYGAFSPNSPFPALPCEVGGSVMVEDEKEGGEGELEERRQLDLCAEGFEVRRLRRLIGSGAADYTAELEDLYEKMLAKVESLARQVELSSAKVFEQENHNRKLRHKAARLAGSE
- the LOC133873805 gene encoding probably inactive leucine-rich repeat receptor-like protein kinase IMK2, which translates into the protein MDNKCQFSSSFVANPSQDWFHFSHKKKKTWKFFVYILLFVFTFQLVSGHQWDGVMVTQADYQALRAFKRELIDFKGVMRSWNDSGYGACSGRWVGIKCVNGQVIAIQLPWKGLGGRISENIGQLQALRKLSLHDNVLAGAVPSSLGFLPNLRGVYLFNNRLSGSIPPSIGNCPLLQTLDLSNNSLTGAIPASVANSTRLFRLNVSFNSLTGSIPTSLTQSPSLTILALQHNNISGSIPNTWGAKGNNTYHLQLLTLGHNLISGTIPVALSKMGWLGEISLSHNQLAGTIPSELGSLKRLQRLDLSYNAINGSFPASFSNLNSLVSLNLESNHLENQIPETVDRLQNLSVLNLKNNQFRGQIPATIGNISGINQIDLSGNNFTGEIPASLAILANLSSFNVSYNNLSGPVPSLLSKKFNSSSFVGNLQLCGYSSSTPCPSPSPSPPPHNLPAPSQEASKQHRHKLSTKDIILIAAGALLAALLLLCCILLCFLFRKRAASKGKNGKAAKQAATGSSEKELAAVESGGETGGKLVHFDGPFVFAADDLLCATAEIMGKSAYGTAYKATLEDGNEVAVKRLREKSTKGHKEFESEVAALGKIRHPNLTALRAYYLGPKGEKLLVFDFMPKGSLASFLHARGPETVIDWPTRMNIAKGIARGLCHLHSLEDMVHGNLTSSNILLDEQTNAHIADFGLSRLMTAAANTNVIATAGSLGYNAPELSKVKKANTKTDVYSLGVILLELLTGKSPGEGVNGLDLPQWVASIVKEEWTNEVFDLELMRDAPSISDELLNTLKLALHCVDPSPAARPEVQQVLQQLEEIKPELPASSVDNGGDDGAATGASTSE